From Bactrocera oleae isolate idBacOlea1 chromosome 4, idBacOlea1, whole genome shotgun sequence:
ataacggCTTAAACcgttacatttatacatattttgtctCAAAAACGTTTgatctttttattattattatataatttttcatttatctaTTGTTAATATCAAAaagattaaattttaacatcCTTGGCGTCaactaatttatttcattacttCGAGCAATATTCGTTTCTTACTGGATCAAActttcacataatttttttttaccaaaacaaACTAAGAAAATCAAGTTTTCATATTTACGCCAAgacttggaaaaaaattaattatatatgtttataaaacaaaaaggaAACTGTTTAAAAATTGGCGAAAGCATCGAACGAGTTGCAactgtctatatgtatgtatgtgtgtatttttttgtttaataaaaggaatatctatatgtatgtatgtaattgtgcGTTATGCAATCGTATTGGTATgtgatataaaaataacaaaaatatattacttaaacTTTTTTCTCTTCAATACAAACATAACAAATCCATTTGAATGATAATTTATTGTGTTGACTAGTGACTGATGTACCTCTCGTTCCACTTGtcctttttattttcattaatgagCTCACAAAGCAAAACgcaaacaagcaacaacaaaaagtcatATGGAATTTAGCAGTATATACGTAtttgagcacacacacacacacgcgcagacacataaatatatgctaAAGTTTATGCAAAACAATTGTGATAATATGCGAATAACTAAATTTTGTAGCTTTCCTTCGACCGTGGGACTAATGAAATTTTAACGTAGTAACAAAATTACCTGTTTGGAAAAAAAGTtcaagaaaaaagtataaattaaaaaaacgtatATGAGAAGAGTGCATATTTACTCAAATTTTACGAGAGTTACTTAACGCATAATCgagtaaaagtgaaaatgtgaaaattagaaacaaaaaactataatttggtCAGTATTTCAGATAAGAtgttaatttgtaaattttttttgtaattttttttgtgtgtttttggttaattttatgttattgtatGAGAACTGTTGTTAAAGGCAATTGAAGGTAGCacctacatttatatatatttaaaaaaaaattatatatttaaaaaaaaattatatactaaaaaaaatttgcttgatcaattataaacttttgttataataaatagttttgaTAAATAACTagtcaaatatataaataaataatacattgtTAGTAACAACTCATCTCATGCTGCATTTTCCACACCCCCTCCACTTAACCCTTCACTATATACTATAAcacattatatattaattattagtttttttttataattaaaatgtaaatttaaatttaattttcaaacatttaatttaacgCTAAATAATTAACTTAAGTTCTTAAGCAAATGTTGCTCTTTAAGGTTGTGGTCTTTtcgtttgttttatttaaaattttttatttaatttaatctttataatttttgttattaataataattattttaagcgTGTTTTACTTGCttattgtgtaaaaaatataaacatacaatatatatatataatatataaaaatacatatttaagttGTGTCCTTTGCAGCGTTTCTTACTTTGCTGACCTTTTGTCAGTTAAATTACTAATagttttgttgtaaaaaaatgtttaaattaacattgtgcaatctttttttttaataattaataaatataaataaatatatttagatacatacatacatataacgaGCATCACATagagctgttgaaatttttcttttatttatgtgaattattattatgcctatgtaaaaaaaaaacaacaacaaaaattgtagtCAAACCGTTATAACAGCATATTAATTAAGTGCAAACTGTGCAATAACGCGAATATCTATGTGATAACCTAAAACTATTTGTATATTtctgcaaaacaacaaatactaaAGTCCAAGTTATAACATAACCACTATTGATATGTAAGCgtatatatactaaatacatGCAAACATGTACGTTAGTTAGTCGAaactttttaaatgattttctttttttttatagcaagTGCTGTTAAAGTTTATTatagcaaagcaaaaaaaagaaaatcgaacagcacaaatttaacaaactaatattgaaaaacgCATATGTACACCGTTATCTatgcatatgtaggtatatgtatgcttttgtaTGCAAACACGCGCCAGCTAAAGTAATTTCAAGCAAAACTACTAAATTTTGACGATTTATTTAACCATAATAATagataaatgcaaatatattttcaaatatacacacacatacaatattatataatattatatatagaaaaagtaataattgTAGCAAATATTTAGTTGGCAGTCAAAATTTCGATgattagcaaaaataaaattgacaaCACAAAATCTGAATGAAAAAcgagctaaaaaaaattataaaaataaaaacgaacggCTGCATCAGGTAAATAAACCGTAAATAAACAgtatattataagaaaaaagttatgttatattttatattttatgaataacACATTCACTGTATGTCGATATGTAAGCAGCGCGGAACACATGCATAAAcgcatatacatgcatacatatagatatatatttatatgtatgtatgcatgtttgtgtaTGCGCCTGCGTTTACTTTAAAAgtaacaactttttgttttgcaataacATACAATATTTAACCAAATGAGCTGTGAATATAACATAGTGAAATAAGCAAacgaattaaacaaaaacaaaaaaaaaaaaaaatctaagcattaaattaaaaaaaaaacttatgtgATTACACGTTTGTGATTGTAATGGAAACTAgaaatttcacataaatttaaatttaaataattataaaaatatgtatgtatgtatatgtaattagtGATGTACGAAAACATAcaagaacatacatatataaatgtgtatgtaggtgtgaagagttacatatgtatgtatatactaacgTTCGGCTAATGCAATTGAATAGcgtattttttttacaagtacTATGTAAATTTAGGTGATTCTTAAATACACTAATGtgcaaaataattgcaataacTTTGTGTGTGTGGTCTTCGTTAAGTGAAATTGTCAACATTTTGAAGCGCTGCACTACTTCTGCTACTAACAAGCAACGTTTTCTTGCTACacgcaaacatacacacacacacatacatatttacagaagttaattaacataaaacagTAATAAATAGTTAAAGTAACAGTcgcttatttacatatatacataattatgtatgcatttgtgtaATTGTTAGTTTGACACACAGGCAACATTTATTAAGTTTGTTAAGTCTTTAATTGCATAATGTACTAGGTATGTAATGTATGGCGCATagatcaataataataaaattaaataaaaattataataaaagtaaaaaacgaaAACTTTTTGCATAGTTGTAATGCCCCACCCTTGTGAAGAAATGCCTTTTGAAAACTGTGAAATTGCGATGTGCAAGAATTTacacacaaaaaaacaataacaacaaatgttgCACATAAACGAATTGTTAACTGTCTTAagtagctgttgttgttaattaaATGCATTATGCAAAGCCGAAAATAaagaactaaataaaaaaagtataataattaaCTGTCTATTTGGTGCaaaaacagcaaacaacaacaaattttacaCTTGTACGAATAACTTAGATAAAtgataaatgtgtgaaaaagcagtaaacacaaacacaacaaaTAAACCGTTCCAAAGTTGCTTGCACTAAAGAAGTAccgataaattgaaattaaataaaaaaatatatataaaaaaaaattttaaatgtgaaaatttcgaaaaatacaaACGACAGCGTGTAAAACACAAAACTAcattaatacaattattgaaatatataagaataaaatttatattctatTGTTAGTAGCCGCTGAAACGAAAGTAACTATCTAAAGAGTATGCCtacttaaaacaacaacaacaacaaaaaacgaataaatataaaaaaatgcaaaaatgtttaatgagtTTTATTTTGAACCAATTTTTAACAGAAAACAGCAAAATCacgaaacaaaactaaaaaagagTTGGAAAgtaaacacacatatgcatatatatatatatatatatatatatataatatatataagtacatatacatttgtgttaaaaaaacaaaaaaaaacatatgtatataaatataaaagaaaactaaTGAATTTTGCTCTCTTTTGCAGCCAGCCTCTATGCAAAcacacattaaaatattttgaaaatttctaaaactTTAACTAATTGTTGTTTCTTTTCTTTTAGGTGCTTGGCTCACAATTACGAAGCGTTCTCCATGCAAAGCGGTGACGTAGTGGCGCTAAGAGCACACAACTTGTCttactatatatgcatatatacatgtttagctttgtatgtgcataaatgTGTAAATGTGTGTATTGGCCGattgaaaaaagcaaaaagcaataAGCAAACACAAAAGGCAAGCGAAGCAAgcaattgttgttattaacTAGTTTTGTTGCCTGAAAAAGCCTTTAGCATACtaatgaaatatacatacatagacttACTTACTTTACTTATGAATTGTTATAATTAATGCTAATAAATTATTGACTTGAAAGAACAAATTAACCAAATATCCATTTATATTCAAATGAACACAGCGatataatgcaaaaaaataaaaaataaatataataattaaaataaaaataaacacacacacaaatacaattagtgcattatttattgcatatttaattAATGCTATTAACATATATGCAATGCAATGTTGCTGGCTGATAttgaaataatacaaaaaaaaaaaaatatgaaacacgCTTGAGTACATTTCTTCTACATAAGGTGTAGTTATGTATACctgtgtatacatacacatgcatatctgttttgtaattttaattattctaaaaactaccaattatttgtattatttttaataaaaaatatatatacaattaattGGCAAATCTAAAAccaattttaagcatttttattgaaatttaattcaaaatatgtaCTACtacgaaatattaaataatttaaatttttataatttaaagcaaaatatttcattaattaattttatgttcattaaaacattttaaaaaaatgttactaaaaattagttcaaaatattttgtaactactaaactaattaattttttttaatatattttttgattaaaaatgtttaaaattaaattgtattttacaattaattaataaatttaaaatttattcaaaacatttaaatataactaaaaattaattcaaaataaataatttttaaattttaatttaaagaagataattaataattttaaatttaaaaatagaattttaattttattaaaaatttgaaattttaatttagttccatactcaaacaataaatatttatttaaaaaataattaatattattcaatatgcaattcattgttgtttgatggtactaaaattacataaaaaaattaagaaaaacgattcacacattttgtttttgttttttaagtgtttttgtagcaaaaaaaaaggtttataaacaaaaaagatattatttaatttttatttcaaacattttatttttatttaaatgcacGTGATTATTTGCAGACACAATATTTACACGCTTAAGCATATATAGACATCAAGCATATAAACAAAGAACTCACCAACATCATCATTAgccatttaattattaaaaacaacaaaaactggaaGAATTTCAACGGCAAAATGGTTTTTATGCCTcatcatgcatacatacatacatataacggtCATACGtgacatacatagatacaacaatcatatgtatatatatcatatcCATCATTTGTCCGTTGCATAATCATCAACGCCACAAACGTCCATACACAATTGGTACATTTTAAAGCGTCAAAGCAAGtgactcacatacatacatacagttatgggtaattaatttttattctaatatttaagttaatttttaattaaaaaacttaattttttgcaacataaccttatttatacacacacatttaatgAAACATAATCTAAAAACTTCGTTTCCACACCCTTTAAATTCCCTGACCCTTTAAgtgtttgttttggttttttgttaagattaatatttttgttattgtatcgATTAgtaatatttagtttaaattttattaatattacaattatatgtttttattaaaaatataatttttttctttttcatttgttttgtcTTATATTTTTCCTATTGACCGACACATATAATTATACGTCAACGCCAGATATGTATCCCATACTCGGCAGCCTTCTGGGCGTTGATACAAGCGTGAGCGCCTCCGGCCCCGCGCTGCCCGGCACTTCTGCATCCATCACCGCCCGCCGCCAGGAGCCGCCAGCCAATGATTTATACGCTTTATTGAATAATCATAGTAGCGGCGCGGCGTCGCTTCTGCAGCGTGAGAGTTTCATGCAGTGCAAGCATTGTAACCGTTATTATAAGACGCATCAGAAGCTGCAGGAGCATGTGCGCAAGTACTGTCTCAAGAAGAAGAAATACCAATGTATTTCGTGTGAGTATCGGTCGCGTCGCAAGGATCACGTGTTACGTCATGCGAAACGCAAGCATTGCGAGCTGTATGCGGCGTCACGTGACAATGAGGAAAGTCTCTATGAGATACGCACAGAAGAGGAGGGTGACGATCAAGCGCGCTATGAGGAGAATACGGTGGACTATGATGGTGGCTATGGTGATGGTGATGTTGAGGGTATGCCGGTTAGCGCCTTTCTCGATGTGGGACATTTTGGCTTCGGTCTGGGCAGCAGAGATCTGACCATAACCGCTGTGCCCATTTTGCAAGACagtgatgatgatgacgatgataACTATGATGATGAAGATGATTGAGCGTATAAGCGGCGTTAAGAAGCAGGGATTATTAGtgaaatgcatattttttgaaaatatgtagtGCAGTTTTATGCGCTCACACTTATTTTGACATGAATTTGGACTTGCAGTCTTTTAAGTTCTTGTTATTAATCTTATTAGTGTGCCACAAGTTTGTAAGTGTAAATAATTCACGCATATTTCAAGTAAGTACAGTGAAAACTCGATGTAATGAATACAGTGaagtaaaactataaattagacaaaatttgcaataaaacctataatatcaaaattttgattaatatGTCTTTATGTCTAACCCCTTGTTTAGCAGTGTAAATCTAAAAACAAccgattttaattgaaaattttgaaaaaactttttgcaaaaaaaaaagtaggaaaaaaataaaatgtaactgGTGCTCCTAAAAAacttattgttaaaaaattaattttttaaacacgcatataaaaatttaaaaattaaaagccaacctatattagtatttaatatatttagtaaTTTTGGCACTAACTAAAAAATACAGcttcctttttttaatatttaatattgtttttaaaaattggtttaaaaaaactatCATACCCTATTGCAACATGtggaagagtataaaattaatgttcaatttattttttataataattattcttaattaattttcggttatcttaaacatattttttttaatagtttaatttttaaaaattaaatgttaaatttctgaagggaaaaaaattattaggaaaaattttggtaaacggttgtggtttttttttattgaatgtaatataattttaatataaattaatatagaaaataaataactatttttagtTAGTTTTTACATTCCGTTTTTAAgaactttatatttaaaaatttaataacaaatttctggagaaaaaaaattaattattaggaagaattttggaaaaaaacacTTGTTAAAGATTAGAtgtatttttaaagcaataagTTGTGGTTTTCTTTCATAaagataaaatgtatatattttatcaaaaattacattttcaaaataatttcgtCATATCGAGGTTTCATTGTAAATACTTGGTGCAACTGCAGAGTAGCGAGGCATAACAGTTAAACTTGAGTTATGATTCCGTTCAGCTGTTGCTAAAAGTGTATTAAATTGGTAATTATTTGACAGTAATTCCAAAAGTCGAAAAACAACACTGTATGCATTTTCACGAACTGCGCTTCAAATACTTTTGCAGAAATTAATATTAGTTATGATGCTTTGAAGCCGCTGCTATGTACTTTTTACGTTTTGAAAATGGTATATAACCTCAACCTTTTATATACAAAACTTGTGTTGTTTAAAGAAAAagcttaaaatcaaatttttacaaccacttaaaattttttggtaatataagatctcaaaaattgagattttcaagtagaaaacaaaaaaataaatgcaaatttctcttagtaaaatataaaaaaacgctTTATTTGCGATTATTTCAACACTATTAAGGCAAAGCTTGTGAAAGCGCTTTTGAACCAATGCTAAGCTACTGTTCTCTTCGTATATATTTCGAATAAGTTGTTACTGCAGTaaactatatttaatttttttaaatacaattttttaattttacaaaatattagttttaaaacatatgcatataaatagaaacatatttacaaatactttATCGGTTCAACTGATCGCTCAGGAATTTTAAGgaatataatttgttaatcaatATGAAATGAAGGCTTGCAAGCattctatgtaaatatttttgtaattatgcaATTCATTTCCCATAAgtttgtacttttttattttcttttaaatgacATTTCTGTGTAGTGCAagtgtatttaggtacacaattttaaagttataatattttgtcaaatcTCAATGAATCTTGCCATTTTTGTGCTAAATATTGTTTAActgttatttacatacaaacaaaatgtataggtacatgtatgtaagtatttataaatttttaatacattttttatgtgaTAAGGCTACACTCGAAGTGTAACGTCAGACAACTTGCCGCAAAAAATGCCCTGTGAAAACTAATCTCAAAATTTTCGCGTGCAATTTTTAGATTACTTGCTATTTACTCTTTTTGATTTTAAGTATAATTAAAGTTACAGTAACTGTTGTTccaaagtgtttatttatttgctatatactgtataatatttttttcctgcTGAAAGTATAAGGAAAGTGAGtgtaactatttttatttttttgttttttaatttacttttttggttttatttttttaaatttattcaatttttattttattttattttatttattttttaatatgttcaatttttgtaaaaattaaatcgaaatatcaatgatttttgaaaaaaaaatttcggaaaaTATGCACagagtaattttaaatatttcaagatTTATCTCTTTATAAACTAAACTAGAAAAACGTTCACTTCGGCTGGACCGAACTATTTTACccttcgttcagtttgtatgacaaatatatgctatagtgatccgatctgaataatttcttcggagattgcatatTTGCATTAGATAAtaaaccatgccaaattttttgaagatatttcgtcaaattaaaaagcttcccatgcaagcacttatttccgatagttccgtttgtatgacagctatatgctatagtggttcgatatccgTTCCGACAAAGGGGCAGctacttggggagaaaagaacgtgtgcaaagtttcaaatataggtatatctcaataactgagggactagttcgcgtacatgCAGAccgacggatatggctaaatcgttccaactcgtcacgctgatcgtctacatatatagtatatatattatatactttatagggtctctgattGGGTATAGAAATTTATGACAACACCACCAAAACATtacttttttaagtaaaaaaaatattttttgtttcattttattatattttatcaaatatctaacgatatttaatatcaattaaaaattttataacaataaaataatgatttttttcaaataaatgttgccaaacacatgtacatacatgtatatagcatagttttttgattttaactttaaaaatttc
This genomic window contains:
- the LOC106619616 gene encoding uncharacterized protein, whose translation is MDMYPILGSLLGVDTSVSASGPALPGTSASITARRQEPPANDLYALLNNHSSGAASLLQRESFMQCKHCNRYYKTHQKLQEHVRKYCLKKKKYQCISCEYRSRRKDHVLRHAKRKHCELYAASRDNEESLYEIRTEEEGDDQARYEENTVDYDGGYGDGDVEGMPVSAFLDVGHFGFGLGSRDLTITAVPILQDSDDDDDDNYDDEDD